TTGACGGCCCTCAAAACAACCCTTGGCTCAACCGTGAAAGGatcaccatcaacaacatcgtcTGGAATGGAAGGTGAAGGAGCTTCAGGGTGTTTAGAATGTAGTTCATCCAAGGTTTGCACGCTGCAAGGAGCAACCCCATTCGGGGACAAAACTCGAATAGCTGCAGCAAAATGTCCCTGCTCTATCTTCTCCGGCAAGCACTTAAATTTGACGCTTCAGGTCTCTTCTTTTTACAGTCCGGATTGGCTGAGTGCTGTTGGCATGGCTGACGCAATAACTTGGAAATCAGAGTGTAGCATCCCGATGGTTCCTTCCAAGTCAGGAGTGCCTGTTGGATGGCAGCTACTTGCAAGCGCTTCCTGTTGGAAGATTTCTCTTCAACTGACCGCTTGGGCCTATACAACAGTTACGTGCATATGGGAAACAACAGCAAGCGTATCCAGCCAGTTATGTCAGCagttaatcaaaaaaaaatatcttaTTTGTGTGACTTTGgcaagaaaaaactcattttaaaCGAAATGAGGTTGTAAACATACAAAGAATGTATAGTTCCCTATAATAAACTAAGACCTTCCTAAAATCCGCAGCTTTAGCTAGCTTAGTACTATATAACACCATGCATATCTTAAATGGGGTTGCAATTGTCACCCAAAAACGAAAAAGAAACAGATCTAGACATGGCAGCTTCCATTACATTCCCTAAGTTCCCGGCCTCATCTTCCATTGTTTTACTGGTGTTATTGTTTTGCATTAGTAGTGCTGCAGTCACTGAAGGGAAGCTCAACATTAGTAAGAAACTAACCAGAGGCCTTGTCACGGAAGTCTGCGCACAAACCCGAAATCCTAACTTCTGCTTAGACATGCTTGAAAACGATCCTCGTACTGAATATTCTGATCTTTTTGGTCTCACTAGCATCGCGCTTAACCATGCATTTATTAGTGTTGCTGATGCCCTAAACTACAACAGGAATTTGTTTGACAGTGCTCCTCCTGAACTGAAGCTCCGTTACCATATGTGTGATCTTCTTTATCAACTTTTGACGGATGATCTTACGCTTGCTGGACAATCGCTTGAAGACGGAAAATATGGAACAGCAGAAGAACATGCAGTTACTTCTAGCATGCGAATTGATGCTTGCGAAAGCGTCTTCAATGATGAGCCATAAATGGAGTCACCATTGGcggaaaaaaatataaacttgCATGATTTGACTGATATCTTAATCTGCGCGTTAAAGCGTATTCTTTGAAtaccattttttatttcttttctacaATACAATTAGAAGTACTTTAGGTAGGCTATGTAACATAAAATCTAATTTGGCAAGATGCAAGAACTCGATTTCTAAATCAAAATCTTCTTTTATTTATAACAAGTACTCCTATGTCTGTTTTCATATTTGTATTTTTTCTGAGTTAGATATAATATCATGCTGCCTCTTCCAATTTTATTTGTTCGAAGAGTCAGACTTATTTAAATTCCCTGAACAGATTCTAACAAATTTTATTGGTTTTACGGTGAAACTATATTTCTACCAGTTGAATGGTTTTTCTATGTTTTGTTGAAGTTTCATGATATACTTGACTATCATGTATCTGAGTGAATTGTTAAACGCTGTATCTAAGCCGTTGCTCTCTCTGtagttatttattttattttgttttttttcttttgaatatggGAAACTGTTGGAGTATTATAATTTGTAATGCTGAGAAAATACTAGAGTCTGTGCCAAGTTGTAAGGATGGTCAAAATATAGAGAACTCTAGATAAAACCAGAGTTTGTGATGCATGGCAATtgtaaagcctataaataggcagtgATGCACTCTGTTGTAACTTGAGCAAACAAAGAGTTTAAAGAAATCTAGTCTTGCTCCATTACAAGCATGAGAGTTTCAAACATCTAAAAACTAACAGAAACTATAACCCTGTTCATTGGTCATAACTCGGTGTACTTCAAACATCAAGCCCGCGTGGAACATCAGGCATAGCAGACTTGTTGTCTAGAAGTTGTCTCGAAGTCCTAGTTATTCAAAATTCTAGTTGTATTAAGAATTCTAGTAGTAGTAGAATTTCTGCTGCAAGCTTATATATAGTACACGCTATTGAATTCTTGGTATATCTCTTATTACTTCTTGCTGCTGCTTCCTGGTATATCTCCGTTTCTCATCCCAGCAATATTCGTGTTGCTTTCTTCTCGATCAGTACTTCATGAATTTTCGTacctaaaattatatatacatattgaTGGCGGATACATCAAACCTTCTTCTCAACCCTGATGATTCTCAAACTCATCCTCTCCTCGAAAGATACTCCAAAACCTTTGACGAGACAATAGAACGATTCATTGGAAGTTTCGGCTGGGCTCAATTACTGCAAGCCGTGCTTGTATCTTTTGCATGGGTTTTCGATGCACAACAAACTTTTATAAGTGTGTTCGCAGATGCAGAACCAGCATGGCACTGTATAGATTCCCATATTGAGTTGTGCAACTCGACAACGATCTCCAACTTGTGTAAATTGCCTCGAAACGCATGGACATGGAATGAACCGATCCAAACATCAACAGTCTCGGAATGGGGCCTATCTTGTTGGGGTCCTGTTGTTGCAGGTTTACCaacttcatctttcttcttcGGTTGTCTACtgggtggacttgttcttgctACATTAGCCGACTCGAAACTTGGTAGGAAAAACTTATTAGTTATTTCATGCCTTATAATGTCTTCATCAACTTTGTTAACAGCGTTTTCACCTAATATCTGGATCTACTCAATTCTAAGATTCGTAACCGGGTTTGGCCGGGCCACAATAGGTACCTGCTCACTTGTTCTATCAACAGAAATCGTTGGAAAAAGTCGCCGTGATAAGGTGGGTATTATTGGGTTCATTTGTTTCACTCTTGGCTTCTTATCATTACCAGTCATGGCTTATTTAACAAGAGGATATTCTTGGAGaattctttatatcttaacttCGGTTCCAGCAATTGTTTACTCTGTTATGGTTCACTTCATGACTTATGAATCTCCAAGGTGGTTAATGGTGcaaggaagaaaagaagaagccaTTAATACTTTGAAGAGTATTGCTTCTCCTGATCCTGATTTATATGGAAGTAATAATAATTTGTTGAGCATAAGTTTATCGGGTATCGACCTATCTATAGAGCCAAAACAATCCAACACAGATTTATACGCCTCAATCAAATTGTTGTGGGATACAACATGGGCTTTTAGGAGACTGTCTGCCGTTATGGTAGTTTCATTCGGAGTCGGAATGATGTACTACGGGATCCCGTTAGGCGTTGGGAGTTTGGCTTCAAGTCTTTATTTAAGTGTTACGTTAAATGCACTATCAGAGTTGCCATCTTCGTTAATCACCTATTTCCTAATAGGAAGACTGAGAAGAAGGAGTTCAATGTTGTTTTTCACAATGTTGAGTGGTTTTTGTAGCATCATGTGTGTGGTTATCCACCAAGGACAACAAGCATTGAGAATCGGTGTTGAACTAGTATCATTCTTTAGCGCATGTACGGCGTTTAACGTGCTATTGATATACACATTAGAACTGTTTCCAACCTGCGTGAGGAATTCAGCACTGTCAATGGCGAGACAAGCTCTTGTTTTTGGTGGTATTTTTAGTCCAATATTGATTGCAGCTGAAAGAGGAGTTGATGACAATGGATTCTTATCATATGGAGTATTTGGATTGGTGATTGTTGTTTGCGGGTTGTTTACTTTTTGTTTGCCAGAGACAAGAGGTGAGATCATTTGTGACaccatggaagaagaagaagataaaaaggcAAAGAATATTATTGTTGAAGCACCTGGTAACAAGACATTGGTAACCCTTGTGTAGAATATTATGAATTTTCTACCGTCTTAAGATTCTCACGAATCTAATATACCTGCAATCAGTAAGATTTCATGCTTTTTTTAGGTAGTTTTGTGCTATCATCCGACTTTGGTGGTCAATTTAGTAAAGGGAATCAGTTGGTTTatggcatttttttttttttttttttttgaaaaaagacAGTGCAGTAGGATTTAGTTTCTGGTTAGAATGGCTGTGtctgaattttgattttaaaaactAAAAGGTGATACTTATGAATGCTTATATTATCTGTGGGTTCCCTTTGTTTTTTGCTCAATAAAGACTAAGTTGTACTATGTATATGGAAAATTCACAAATTTACAACCCAAAACTCCAAGGACATAGGGAGGCCAAGATATAAAATAGAACAAAGAGATTCTCCcaacaaatcaaaacaaaaaacaactaaaactcaTGGAGGATTAAAAAGTCTATGTTGCCAATTGGCAATAACCTCATCTACTGTTAACCCTTTCATACAAGGATGAGTAGAAGCCCAATGCAGAGAAAGAATTTTTATCTCGTTGATAAGAGTCTCGCTAGACTAGGAGAGCACATGGACCCGTCTAAACCGCCCAAACCGTCCGACCTGACCTAAAAATCACCTAACCAACCCGAGCCCGATTTAGCTAACGGCCCTGTACGGTAATTGCATGAAAAAACCGAGCTATTTCCGGTGCCACTCGGTTGTATATGCATACCGACCGACATCACCTATAACCGACCGATCTAAAAGATCAAAGGCTTATAAAACCCTAATACCTACATATAAATATTGATCTCGTACTATACGGCAGTCCAGCCACACCTACCTTCTACATTATTCTTCCATTTTTCTTTCTCGAGCAAATTGGGTGATAGGAACATGTTTATGGGTTTGACTAGTATATTATTATCAGTATATGTTATTATCTTAAGTGTACTTAGTTTTACTGTTTACTGTACCCTATGGATGTTTAGGATTGTATTAGGAAGTTTGGGAGGTTGGGGCAGCTAGAAGATGATATTTGGGTGAAATACTGATTTAGCACGTGTCACCATCATGTGACCTTGTTGCTCTTGCTGTAGAGTAGGTTGAATTTCAGAGACAACATGAGCAGGAGGCAAGGAATTATCTGCTGACTCTGCTGAAGCAGCTGGTGAAAACTCTGGAGATTCTTGAGCAAAAGCCTGAGGCTGCAGCTCTAATGCAGGTGACAGTGGCTGCTGCAGCTGCATCTGAGTAGGTGCAGATGGACTGAAAATAGAAGAGCCAAGGATATCTGTGCTTGTTGCAGTAATAGGCTGACAAACGTCAAGAGTATGTTGCTGTCGAGGAGAGAATGGGAATGTGGTTTCTTCAAATCTTACGTGGCGTGAAATATACTGCATATTGGTTGGCAGATGGAGGCAAATATAGCCTTTATGTGCGGCACTgtatcctaaaaatacataaggaAGTGACCGGGGTTCTAATTTGTTTGCATTGTAAGGCCTTAGACATGGATAAGCTAAGCAACCAAACACTCTAAGAGAAGTATAATCTGGTTTCTTTTTGTACAACAACTCAAGAGGTGTTTTTGAATCTGTTTTAGATTTAGGTATCCTATTGATTAGATAACAAGCTGTTGTAAAGGCATCTGACCAAAAATCTTTAGGCAAATGAGCATGAAACAGAAGCGCTAGACCACTTTCTGTTACATTCCTTATACGTCTCTCTGCAAGACCATTTTGAGCTGAGGTGTGAGGGCAGGAAAATCTATGTTGAATGCCTGAACTGTTTAAATAGGAGGTAATTCTTTTGTACTCAAGAGCATTGTCAGATTGGAAAACCTTGATTTTGTAACCAGATAAATTTTCTatttgtttgtgaaaatgaacaaaaatattgtAAGCATCAGAACGATGAACCATTGGAAACACCCAGGTGTAGTGAGAGAAAACATCCATTAACAACATGAAATAACGAAAACCAGTCCTTGAAATTTGAGGAGAAACCCAAATATCAGAAACAATCAAACTTAAAGGTGTATCAAAGGTAGTAGTACTGAGGGAAAAGGGAATTTTTCTACTCTTGCTAACATGACAAGAGTGACAAAAATCGAACTTCTTATTCACAACAGGAAGGGAGAAATTCCTAATTATTTTTGAAACCGTTCCAAGCATGGGGTGACCCAGG
This DNA window, taken from Papaver somniferum cultivar HN1 chromosome 3, ASM357369v1, whole genome shotgun sequence, encodes the following:
- the LOC113360795 gene encoding organic cation/carnitine transporter 3-like — translated: MADTSNLLLNPDDSQTHPLLERYSKTFDETIERFIGSFGWAQLLQAVLVSFAWVFDAQQTFISVFADAEPAWHCIDSHIELCNSTTISNLCKLPRNAWTWNEPIQTSTVSEWGLSCWGPVVAGLPTSSFFFGCLLGGLVLATLADSKLGRKNLLVISCLIMSSSTLLTAFSPNIWIYSILRFVTGFGRATIGTCSLVLSTEIVGKSRRDKVGIIGFICFTLGFLSLPVMAYLTRGYSWRILYILTSVPAIVYSVMVHFMTYESPRWLMVQGRKEEAINTLKSIASPDPDLYGSNNNLLSISLSGIDLSIEPKQSNTDLYASIKLLWDTTWAFRRLSAVMVVSFGVGMMYYGIPLGVGSLASSLYLSVTLNALSELPSSLITYFLIGRLRRRSSMLFFTMLSGFCSIMCVVIHQGQQALRIGVELVSFFSACTAFNVLLIYTLELFPTCVRNSALSMARQALVFGGIFSPILIAAERGVDDNGFLSYGVFGLVIVVCGLFTFCLPETRGEIICDTMEEEEDKKAKNIIVEAPGNKTLVTLV
- the LOC113360794 gene encoding pectinesterase inhibitor-like, with product MGLQLSPKNEKETDLDMAASITFPKFPASSSIVLLVLLFCISSAAVTEGKLNISKKLTRGLVTEVCAQTRNPNFCLDMLENDPRTEYSDLFGLTSIALNHAFISVADALNYNRNLFDSAPPELKLRYHMCDLLYQLLTDDLTLAGQSLEDGKYGTAEEHAVTSSMRIDACESVFNDEP